The DNA segment GGCTCCATACCATTTGGTAAATTCCaagagaaacaatgaagaagatgaGCCAAAGTTAATTCTAACTCATATATCCCTAGTAGCATACCAGGACAAGAGCGTCTACCCGATCCAAATGGTATAAACTCAAAATGACAACCTTTAAAATTAGCAGCATCTTCATTAAGAAATCTCGATGGTTTGAACGTATCAGCGTCAGCCCAAGCGTCTTCATTGCGACAGATAGCATGTGTATTAATCATTATGCGTGACCTGGATGGTATTGTGTACCCTGCAACTTCAGTTTCTTGAGAGTTTTCATGGAGAAGAAGTGGAACTGGTGGGTGAAGTCTTGGTGTCTCTTTGATGCAACACTTTAAATACGTCAAACTGTTCAAGTCGGTTTCTTGCACTCTGCGGTTTAGTCCTACTACCTCATTtagttcttcttctacttttcTTAAATCCTCTGGACTATGCAGTAGTTGTGCCATTACCCACTCTATTGTAGATGCAACTGTTTCTACTCCACCGAACATTACATCCTGTGTTGCGAAAAAATATCAGCACACAGAAGTTAATTTTAAGTAAATCATAATATCTCCGTCTCTGGAAAAGAGgtactatcactttttcattttagtctaAAAATAGGATAGTAACTCTTTTCCATAAACGAAGGGCGTAATATAATAAGTTCTGTTACTTACCATGATAATACCTTTGATGTTATCTCGACTGAGAGATACAGAAACCTTCACATCATCATGCACAACATCCTTCTTGCCATCTTTGCCGTAAAATGCAAGTAGCTCATCTACCATATCTTTATCAACTGCATCCCCATTGCTATTGCTTTTCTTTATATGCTCATCAATAATTGTATCAATAAATCCATCTATGGACTTCCTGGCCTTAACTAGTCTCCTGCTAAGCCCTTGCGGATCAATCCAGTTTAACCAAGGGAAGAAATCCGCTAGGTTTAATGCACCCAGCAGCTCTGAATATTCTTGCAATATGGATATGAAGTAGTCCTTGTTACCATCAGCTTTCGCGTCAGACACCCCGAAAGCAGCTCCGAAGGTTACGTTCATCGAGTGTATGAACGCTAGTTGGCCAGCATTTACAGGTGACCCGGTTTGACGTAATACAGTTGCAATTGTAGAATCAACTTCTTCCCTTACAGCATTCCATGATTCTTCACGTTTCCTGCTGAAGAGTTTCATGACGCAGAGTTTACGCATCTGCCTCAGAAACGGACCGTAATTCGCAAACACCATGTCTGACCGATCGTAAGTTAGGTACTTGATTGCACCATTTGCGGGTCGGTCGGAGAAGACGTTGTCTTGTACTTGAAGTACTTGCCGAGCGATTTCAGGCGTGGTAACAGATATCAAATGAAGCTTACCGATGCGAAGGTGAACGATTCCACCGTATCTCTTGCCTAGTTCAGCTAGACTTTTG comes from the Papaver somniferum cultivar HN1 unplaced genomic scaffold, ASM357369v1 unplaced-scaffold_81, whole genome shotgun sequence genome and includes:
- the LOC113345439 gene encoding cytochrome P450 84A1-like; protein product: MELNSLFVLLPVMFLLSILVNFKVSCSKLPYPPGPKGLPLIGNISMMGHLTHKSLAELGKRYGGIVHLRIGKLHLISVTTPEIARQVLQVQDNVFSDRPANGAIKYLTYDRSDMVFANYGPFLRQMRKLCVMKLFSRKREESWNAVREEVDSTIATVLRQTGSPVNAGQLAFIHSMNVTFGAAFGVSDAKADGNKDYFISILQEYSELLGALNLADFFPWLNWIDPQGLSRRLVKARKSIDGFIDTIIDEHIKKSNSNGDAVDKDMVDELLAFYGKDGKKDVVHDDVKVSVSLSRDNIKGIIMDVMFGGVETVASTIEWVMAQLLHSPEDLRKVEEELNEVVGLNRRVQETDLNSLTYLKCCIKETPRLHPPVPLLLHENSQETEVAGYTIPSRSRIMINTHAICRNEDAWADADTFKPSRFLNEDAANFKGCHFEFIPFGSGRRSCPGMLLGIYELELTLAHLLHCFSWNLPNGMEPSDMNMNDMPGLTAPREVRLLAVPSPRLNGLVL